A window of bacterium genomic DNA:
TCGGCCGAGGCCGAGTTCTCGAGTGCGCACCACCTGCGCGACTATCCCGGCAAGTGCGCCTCGCTGCACGGCCACAACTGGAAAGTGCGGCTGACCGTGCGCACAAGCACGCTGGACGAGCGCGGGATGGGCCTGGATTTCGGCAGCCTCAAGCGTATCCTGGCCGCCCTGGTGGCCCGGTTCGACCATGTCGACCTGAACAGCGTGCCGCCGTTCGACCGGATAAACCCCACGGCCGAGAACCTGGCCCGCACGATTTTCGAGCAGTCCG
This region includes:
- the queD gene encoding 6-carboxytetrahydropterin synthase QueD, with the protein product MSYRISAEAEFSSAHHLRDYPGKCASLHGHNWKVRLTVRTSTLDERGMGLDFGSLKRILAALVARFDHVDLNSVPPFDRINPTAENLARTIFEQS